The Magnolia sinica isolate HGM2019 chromosome 9, MsV1, whole genome shotgun sequence genome contains a region encoding:
- the LOC131254967 gene encoding uncharacterized protein LOC131254967 gives MASCGGHVGGSNNNDEVVGGASSFIDDGMVGGSPFMGFESGLMDVDGGLMGPLDEVNAIYGFAPTIINGGGGMWEDGLGGLDGFDGSMLGGSSGGMDVDMMVMDGSDLDGMPLDGGDGRLVGLDGANGMDGNGMDGGPHFDGSGLVSGLDLKGDRPLVGGLG, from the coding sequence ATGGCTAGTTGTGGAGGGCATGTTGGTGGGTCCAACAACAATGATGAAGTGGTGGGTGGAGCatcttcttttattgatgatggcATGGTAGGTGGGAGCCCATTTATGGGTTTTGAAAGTGGATTAATGGATGTTGATGGTGGGTTGATGGGTCCTCTTGACGAGGTCAATGCCATTTATGGCTTTGCTCCTACCATCATTAATGGTGGAGGTGGGATGTGGGAGGATGGATTGGGTGGATTAGATGGGTTTGATGGCTCCATGCTTGGTGGGTCATCGGGTGGTATGGATGTCGATATGATggtgatggacggttcggatcttgATGGGATGCCCTTAGATGGTGGGGATGGTAGGTTGGTCGGCTTGGATGGTGCGAATGGGATGGAtgggaatgggatggatggcggGCCCCATTTCGATGGATCGGGTTTGGTGAGCGGTTTGGATTTGAAGGGTGATAGACCCCTTGTCGGCGGATTAGGTTAG